GCACAGTCCATCGCCGAGGTCATACTCCCAGCTCTCGCCGCCGGCTCCATCATTCTCTGCGACCGTTACACCGACTCCTCCGAGGCCTACCAGGGCGGAGGCCGTCAACTCGGCAGCGAACGCATCCTTAGCATGCACGCCGCCGCCTGCAACAACCTGCAGCCCGACCTCACCCTCCTCCTCCTCCCTTCACTCGAGTCCTCCCTTCGCCGCGCCCGCCGCCGCAACCAGCGCCACGTCGAAAAGCAAGGCACCGACGAAAACCGCTTTGAGCGCGAGTCCGACGACTTCTACCGCCGCATCTACGACAAGTACGAAGAGATCGCCGCGCGCGCACCACACCGCGTCGTCGTCATCCGCGACGACGACTCCATCGACCACATCGAACAGATTATTCGCAACATCGTCCTCTCCCGGCTCGACCACGCCGAAGCCTGATCCCGCTTCTTTCCACCCCGTCAACGCCGCCCTCCGCGCCTCGCCGAAGTATGTTCTCCTCGTCTAAGACGTGTAAGGCAATGACACCTGAGTCACCGAAGACGACGCCATGACCACCCCTCCCCTCACCCTCGAAGCTCCCCCAGAACCGGCTCCCCCCGTATCTTCGGTTAGCAGTACAGGACGCATGCCGCCCGGCCTCAAGCACTCTCTCCCCTTCTACTCCTTCAAGCCCTGGGTCAAACTCGGCAGCCCCATCCTCCTCTTCGAGTACCTGCTCAAGACCTACGGCAACATCGCCTGCTATCGCTTCCTCGGCACACCCATCGTCTTCATCAACGACCCCGAGTACATCCGCGAGATCCTCGTCACCCAGGCCGCCAGCTTCGTCAAAGAGCGCACCGTCCGCCGCATGAAGGTTCTCCTCGGCGAAGGACTCATCACCTCCGACGACCCCATCCACATGCGTCAGCGCAAGATCGCCGCGCCAGCCTTCCATCGCCAGCGCATCGCAGCCTACGGAGACCAGATCGTAGACTGCGCCGCCCACCAGAGCCAAGCCTGGCAGCAAGAATCCCCCTCCGGCCAGCCCATCGACATCTCCGCTTCCAGCATGAAGCTCTCGCTCGAGATCGTCGCCCGCACCCTCTTCAACACCGAGGTCACCGCCGACATCCGCAGCATCAACGACGAGGTCAACACCATCATGGACCTCTACAACTTCATCGTCGCTTTCCCCAAAATCGAATCCTTCCTCCACCTGCCCATCCCCGGCATCATGAAGTTTCGCCGCTCCAAAGCCCGACTCGACGCAGTAGTCGACCGCCTGATTCGAGAGCATCGCGAAGCAGCCGCACGCAGCGAACCAGGCAAGGAAGAAAAAACCGGCGGCGACCTCCTCTCCATGCTTCTAGCCAGCAAATACGAGTCCGAAGACCCCACCCAGCAAACCGGCATGTCCGATGAGCAGGTCCGCGACGAGGTCCTCACCATCTTCCTAGCCGGCTACGAAACCGTAGCCAACGGCCTCGCCTGGACCTGGTATCTCCTGAGCCGGAACCCCGCTATCGAAGCCAACCTTCACGCCGAGCTAGACGGAGTCCTCGGCACTGGCTCCTCCCAACGCCTCCCGACACTAGCCGACTACCCAGCCCTCCGTTACACCGAGCAGGTCTTCGCCGAATCCATGCGCCTCTACCCACCCGCCTGGGCGATGGGCCGCATGTCCACCAAACCCATCACCCTCGGCCCCTACACCATCCCACCCGGCGCGCACTTCTTCTTCAGCCAATACATTATGGGCCGCGATCCCCAGTACTTCCCCGACCCACTCCGCTTCGACCCCGACCGCTTCACGCCCGAGAACAAAGCCGCCCGTGCCAAGTTCACCTACTTCCCCTTCGGCGGAGGTAGTCGCCAGTGCATCGGCGAGAGCTTCGCCTGGATGGAGGGCGTCTTCAGCATCGCAACCCTAGCCCAGCGTTGGCGCATGACCTACCTCGGCTCCACACCGCCAGAAGTCCAGGCGAAGATAACCCTGCGCCCACGCGATCCGCTCATGATGCAGCTAATCCCCCGCTAAAAAAAGCCACACCCCGACCAAAGGGAGGGACCCATGCACATCACCCACCAAGACCGGTACACAAGTCACGAAGTGACCGCGCCGCGCGTAGCGGGCCCGTCCGGCAGGACAAGATTAATCCACAGCAAGAATCACGCTTGAAGCCTTGAACGCAGCACACACCGTCTCACCTATCTGTAACTCCAACCGGTGCAAACTACCATCAGTAATCACGCCGGTCAGCAACTCACCCCCCGACAGCTTGATCGAAACCTCATCGTTCACGCTGCCCTCATGAATACTCTCCACCACGCCGCAAAGAATATTCCGCGTGCTGATCCTGCTCTTATCCAACTCCTTGCCCAGGATGATCCAGCTAGCCTTCACCAGCGCATAAGCCTTCATCCCTTCTTTCAATCCCATAGCATTTACGCTGCCATTGGTAATGATCGCAGCAACCTCATTGCCGCCCGCAGTCTCTAGGAGCACCTCGGAGTTCACCCCACCCTTCGTAATCCTGCTGATCGTTCCCGCCAGCATATTCCGTGCACTTGTCTTCATGTACATTCACCTCATCCCTATCGTACTCAACCTAAAAAGCCGTCACCCGGCCAACTTTCCCCAACGCCAAAGATTCCAACCAACACATGCAGAGAGCAAGCCAAGCACGAACCTTCTTCCTCGCACTAGCCCTCGCGGCCCCTCTCGCCAAGGCCCAAACCGCCCCCTCCCGCGCCGAGCAGGCCATCCTCCAACTCACCAATCAAACCCGAGCCACCCACAATCTCCCGCCCGTCCACTGGGACAGCGCCCTCGCCCGCGCCGCCAAAGTCCACGCCCAGCGAGTCCTGCGTGAACAAGGCGAGTTACTTCATCAGTACCCAGGCGAACCCGACATGACCACCCGCGGCGCCCAGGCCGGTGCCCACTTCACTACCATCTCCGAAAACATTGGCCGCGGCCCCGACCCCACCACCCTCCAACAAACCTGGATGAGCAGTCCAACCCACCGTGCCAACATTCTCGACCCCAATCTGGATGCGATAGGCATCGCCGTCATTCCCGACCAGGGCTTCCTCACCGCCGTCGAGGACTTCTCCCACAGCGCAACCGTTCAGTCCTACGACAGCCTCGAAAAACGCGTAGCTCAGATCCTGCAATCCCACGGCATCGCCTCCGCTCCCTCCAACGCTGACGCCCGCGAGACCTGCACCATGCCTACCGGAGCCGCAGGCTCGCCCAAACTTGTCGTCCAGTGGGATGGCCCCGACCCCACTCTCCTGCCCGATGCTCTCCTGCACGCCATCTCCACCGGCCAATACACCTCCGCCGAAGTAGGAGTCTGCTCCAGCAAACAACCCAATCCCCAGTTCACCACCTACAACGTTGCCGTCCTGCTCTACTGAGCCGCTGGCGAGGTTTATACCGACAGTCGGCTGAAACTATCGAATCGCGACCAAAGGGAGCGCCACCCGAAGGGGTATACAAGTCGCGAAGTGAACCCCGCCCGCGCAGGGCGCACCTAGCCTCAAAAAATAATCCGCATACGAGCATTCAACAGAACGCTCGTATAACTCTTCGCCGCATACATCGGATGAATCGACACCTGCACGTCCGGCCCGATCTCCATGCTTTTGGTCACCCGAATCCGATAAAACGTCTCGAAGAGACTCTCGTGCCGCTTTCCCGTACGTGTCGGTTGAATGTAATTAAACGCCGCGCCAAACATATCGCCCCGCCGTCCAAACGGCCGAACATTCGTCAGTCCCAGCGTGTCGGTCTGCCGGATCGCCGTTCCTGTCTCGGTCGCGAAGCCATAGCGCCCAAACGGCGCCCAGCCACTCGAAAACTCACGATCGAAGCCAATTCCCGCGCCATGTCCGCTTCCCAGATTCTTCGTGTCGTCCCGCCAAACCGTACCACGGAGATGGAAGTACCGAGTGCCCGGCGCACCGGCAAACCAGCCAAACTCCACCGCCTCCAGATACTTTTTGTCCACCAGCGTTCTGATGTTGCTCTGTTGCGAACCCACCGTGTCGATCGCTAAAGCATGCACGTAAAGATGGTGTGTGATCTGAAAATCAACCGCTCCCCCGCCCGCATAGGTCCCATCCGATGCAATGGCAAGGTTGCCGTCGTTCTCCCCATTCAAAAACTGCGTTCTCTCATCGTTGTTATAAAAACTTAGGCTGATGTACTGATTCGGATGAATCTTACCCACATAGAACGACAATCTCTTCTCCAGAAAATCCTGTCTCCAATAGAGAATATTCACCGTAATCGGTCTCTGCGCCCCGCCCCCCTGCAGGCAATTTAAAAAGATGCCCGAGCCCATCTGATCACTCAGGTTCCACTGTTGACTCATCCCAATATTCGTTCCCGAACGTACCAACAGCCCAATCGAACCGGCCGTTCTCTCGTTGTCGTAAACCGCCCAGTTACCCGAAAAATCCAGCCGCCCGCTCAACTGGTCATGCCGCCGCGCCGTGTCGGGAACCACGGTCGCATACTGATTCAGAAACGTATAGGTCGCTCCAAATCGAAGCCGCGCACTACCTTCCAACCAACGGACGCTGGCATCTGTGGTTCTGGTAAAGATTCCAATCGGATCGGTCTCGAAGAGCGGATCAGCCGGTATCTTTCCCAACGCCGCGGTCGCAGAGTCCAACTCCTGCGCGTACTTCGGCAGGAGCCTCTCGAGCGCCGGTTCCGCTTGAGGCTGATACTGGCTGGACTCAGAGGTCGCCCCAGACCTGATTGATCCCGTAGATCCCGTAGTCTGCCCAGCCAGAGCCGTCGAAGCTCCGATCAGCAGCAACGCAACACCCACGCGTAGGTGTTGCCCGATCTTCACGTAACTACTTGCCGACAGTCGCATCGTCCGAACCAGAAAAACTGATCCCGGGCCAACATCCTGGCGTGAATAGGCTTCCTGCACCTTCATCCCGCCAAAATGCGTCGTCCAAACTCTACATTCAAATGTCTGATTTGCATTCAGTTATTTGTTGAATTTAGTTAGTTGCCTAACCTTCAGTTGTTTCTTACACGTTGTCATTCTGATCTTGAGCAGGCAGAACGGGAAGAAGGAGAAAGCCGCGTCTCGCCTCAACTCTTCAGGAGCCGAAGACAGACTGTCGTCCAACCCAAAAACCTGTCACGCCCCCAAACATTTCAGTACCGCACGAAACCCAATAAGGACGCACCTTTTCAGCCGCCCCCGGTGTAGCGTAATTCCAGCTCCCAACGCGTATCATAGAAGTAGTTCAGAAGTAGTTCGCAGTAGCAGGGAAAGCACGCAACGTACGAGCCCAGAAAGCTTCACTGCACACGGCTTCAGGACACATTGCACGCTTCAAGTCCAGACTTGCCCCCGCTGTTTGAAGACTTTGACACAGATCAGTATCCCCGCGAGGGAGTCCACGTGAAGTGCGCCGCCAAGGCAGAGAGGAGACCCGAGAACATGACGATACCGATATCCAAAACCGCTCTCCCTGCCACCTTCAACGACTTCCTCGGCAACAGCACCGCCATTGAGCACCTCCGCACCGCCATCGCCGCAGGCCGCCTTCCCCACTCCCTCATCCTCGCCGGCCCCAGCGGAGCAGGAAAGTACACCCTCGCCCTCATGCTCAGCATGGCCGTCGAGTGCGAACGCCAGCCGCGCGAGCTACGCTCCTACAGCGAAGCTCTCGGGTCCAACGGCCAGTCCCTCGCCAGCTTCTGCGGCGTCTGCCACAACTGCACCCGCATCGCCTCCGCCGCCAACCTCGAAGACGAGGTCGAGAAGGCTGTAGCCGCCCGTGAAGAGCTCAAGACCGAAGCCGACAGGAAGGACACCCGCGTCCTCGTCCAGCCGCACCCCGACGTCCTCATCGTTCCACCCGACCCCCCGCAGCTCCTCATCAAACTCGGACAGATCCGCACCGTCATCCAGCGCTCCCACTACCTCCCCAACGAGGCCCCGCGCAAGATCTTTATCCTCACCGCAGCGAACATGATGAAGGAGGCCGCCAACTCCCTACTCAAAGTCCTTGAGGAACCACCCGCGACGGTCCACATCATCATCCTCGCCGAAAACCCCGGCGAACTCCTCCCCACCATTCGCTCCCGCTGTGCCACCGTCCGCCTGGGCGCACTGCCCGTCGAAGAGATCGAGATGCTCCTCACCGACCGCCGTCCAGACATACCGCCCAAGCAGCGCACCCTCATCGCGCGCCTCGCCCAGGGAGCCGCCGGCAAGGCCCTCAGCTTCGACCTCGAAGCCTACACCGCCTCTCGCGCTGACGCACTCCTCTTTCTGCGCAACGCCGCAGCAGCCAACTCCGGCTCCGCCGAGCCAGACCACACCGCCCTCTTCAAGATGACCGAGACCTACCGCGCTGGAGCCGAAGGCCAGCAGAAAACATCAGCTCTCCTCCGCAGCCTCTCCCTGCTTCTTGAAGACCTGCTCCTCCTCGGCGCAGGCACACCCGAGCTGGTTCGCAACACCGACCTGCGCCCCGAGCTTGACCGGCTGAGCAGCACCCTGAGCTTCGCCTGGATCGAATCCGCCTCTCGCGCCCTTGACCAGGTGCAGAGCGGGATGCGCCGCAACCTCCTCCGCAGCCTCTCGCTCGACGCCCTCGCCGGGCAGCTCACGACCTCGGCGCAATAGAAAATAGATCCATCCCAGGCAGTTTTTTCTATTTGTGGTGGCTAGGCGTTTTTGCTGGGGGTTTTGAGAAAAAGTGGGTGCAGAACGTGGTTTTTTGCTGGTGAGGGTGTGGTGAATTGCGTGGTAAACGTGGTGCGCTGACCGTCACTTTTTCTAGGCCTAAAAATACGCCACGTCTTTCAACTTTATTTTCAGTTCTTTGATTACCGCCTGCGGTCACTTTTTGCGGGCGGCTTTTTGCAGGCGATCCCGCAACGCGAGACCAACTCCATTCGCATCGGGCAATGGGCAGAGGATCACGGTGGCCCCTGCTTCGTCCAGCATGCGCAGTCCGGCGAAGAGTCTCCGTGCCAGAACTTCGTTGTTGCCCCACGGCCCCCACGGAAAGACATACTTCGCGGAGTGAGCATCCCAATCATCCGGCAGCATCACTCCGAGCAGATCCCCGAGCAGATCCGAAGTGCGCTCATAGCGTTCGATCGCCGGGTTGAGAGCGTAGATCAAATCGGAGTCGGAGACCACATCCACTAATACCAGCTTCGCCCGCGGAGCATAGTGCCGCAGCCCGACGCCCGGCGAAGGGAGGCTCTCAGGAGGCTCCGCAATCCCCGACAGCTCCACCGCCTCAGACTGGAAGATAGTGACTTCGCCCGCAACCGAGGCGATCATCTCCGCAGTCACCGCTCCCGGCCGATAGATCGTCATCGCTTCCACATCCAGCACCGTGGACTCGACTCCCACCGAGGTCGCACCTCCATCCAACACGGCGTCGATCCTCCCGTCCAGATCCTCCAACACATGGGCCGCAGTGGTGGGACTCGTTCTTCCGAACAGGTTCGCGCTTGGCGCTGCCACCGGCACAGACGCGCTGCGGATCAACTCCAGCGCCACCGGATGCGCAGGCATCCTGACCCCCACCAGCTCGCGTCCCGCCGTGACAGCATCCGGCACCGCTGAGGTCCGCGGCAGCAGAAGCGTCAACGGCCCCGGCCAGAAGGCCTCCATCAACGCCTCCGCTTTCGCTGAGACGACGGCAACCAGCTGCAACATCTCGCGATCGCTCACATGGACGATCACCGGGTCCCACGCAGGCCGCTTCTTCGCCGCAAATATCTTCGCAACTGCGGCAGCGTCAAGAGCATTCGCGCCCAGTCCGTACACGGTCTCGGTCGGAAACGCCACCGTCCCACCCGCGCGCAGCATCTCGGCGGCCTGCGAAACTCCATCTTCCGCAGCGAACCGTACCGTTTTTCCACTGAACATATCGCCATTCTATCGTCGCAAATCTACCTGCCAGCCGTATACTCCATCCATGCAGAACTCTGAGATCGAACTCAAGTTCCCCGTCCCCGATCCAGAAGCTCTCCAGGCCCGCCTCGCGCAGTTAGGCTTCCACCTCGTCACTCCCCGCACCTTCGAGCACAACACCCTCTACGACACCCCCAGCCGCGACCTCCGCGCCCGCAAACAAATCCTCCGCCTGCGGCAGTACGGCAGCCTCTCGACCCTCACTCACAAGCGCCTCCCGGACCAAGAGGACCCCGTCGACACCACCCGCTATAAGATCCGTGTCGAGACCGAGACCACCATCGCCGAACCCGAGGCCATGGCCGAGATCTTCAAGCAGCTGGGCTACCTCCCTGCCTTTGTCTACGAGAAGTACCGCACCGAGTGGTCGCACTCCGCAGACCCCGGCTCCGAAGTCACCGCGCACCTCGTCGCCCATCTTGTCCTTGACGAGACCCCCATCGGCACCTACGCCGAGCTCGAAGGCCCCACCGCCTGGATCGACCAGACCCTCGCCGCACTCAACATCGACCTAGCAACCTGCCTCACCGACAGCTACGGCAAGCTCTTTCTCGACTGGAAGCAGCGCACCGCCAGCCCCGCCGAAAATCTCACCTTCGCCGAAGTAACCTCCCCCGTCCTCTCTCTCCGCTAAAGCAATTTCCCTGTAGGTGTGGGGTGAGTCAATGGATTGATGGCCGTCTTCTCTCAAGGAAGACGGCACTGCGGTAGATCCTCCGTTCCCAGCAACAGGGAAATTGCGCTAAAGCCTCCCGCCCTTCCGCCGATACAACCTCTGTACCCGGAGGTTTTCCTTGGCAATCCCACTTCGCTCTTCGCGCCCCCTTCTTCTTGCCGGAAGCGTCGCCCTCTGCGTTGGCACTGCCTTCGCAGGCAACGTTCATCGCGCAATCGTCTCCCGCACGAGCCCCTCCTACCCCGAACTGGCGAAACGTATGCACGTAGGCGGCAAGGTTGTTCTTCTCGTCACCATTCAGGCAGACGGAACAGTATCGGCCACCAAAGTAGAGTCCGGCCACGCGCTTCTCGCTCCCGCCGCCCAGGACGCGGTCACCCACTGGCGCTTCGCCCCGAACTCCGAAGCCTCCGAGTCGGAGATCGAAGTCAACTTCAACCTCGACCAGTAGCCCAAAGCATCACCAGGCCAACGCAGCATCAGCACAAACAGCATCGCGACAGAGCCACCGTCAGGAGCCATCCGGCGGTGTCTCTTAAACCCTGGAATCAATCACCTCTCAACTCTGCTCCGAGGTCCACATGCAACTGCAGTCGAAGATGTTCCTGATGACTGGCGCCATCGTCGCCACTACCGTTTTCAGCGCATGTATCGCCCACCGGTACATCGGAGAGGCCAACGCTCTCTCGAACATGGTCACGGAGAATCGCATCCCCGTCATCATGTCCAGTCGCGACATCCGCTCCCACTTCACCGACACCGTTCGCCTGCTGGAGTCCTACATGCTCTTCGGCATCGACGCGAACGCTTCGGCTACCTATCGCAACGCCCGGCGCCAGGAGTTCGAGCAGGCCAAGGCTTCGCTGGCCCTGCTCCACCAGCAGACCTCGCACTTCGACCTGGGCTCCGATGCCCCGCGGCTCATCGCCCTCGACAACGACCTCGCAGCGCTCAAGGTCCTCGAAGAGAAGGTCGAAAGCCTTAATGAATCGAAGACCCCGCAGGGCTCGGCCGCCGCCTACGACACCCTGCAGAACCAGATTCTCCCTCTCGAAAACACCCTCTTCTCCAACATTAGCGAGATCACGCAGTCCCAGACCCGGCTCGCCAACGAAGAGCAGGCGCACCTCCGTGAGGCCAACCACTTCACTCTCATCGTCCTCTGGTTCGGCACCATCATCGCCTCCCTCATCGGAATCACGGTATCGATCTATCTGGCTCGCAAGATCACCTACGCCCTAAATCTGGTCATGCACCGCGCCGACGCCATCGCCTCCGGCGATCTCAGCGGCCAGCCTCTGGTGCTGGACACCAGCGACCAGACCGGAGCCCTCGCTAACGCCGTTCAGAAGATGCAGTCCAACCTCGCCGGCATCATCGGCACGCTGGCTCAAACCGTCTCCACCATCACCGGCAGCGCCGCGACTATGGGCACCGCCAGCGATCAGATTCATCGCCGCATGGACCAGCAGAGTCAGCAGACCCAGCAGGCCGCCACCGCCATGCAGGAGATGTCGGCCTCCATCGCCGAGGTCTCCCGCCACACCCAGTCCGCCGCCGAGACCGCCCGCAGCGCCGCCGAGACCGCCCGCGAAGGCGGCACTATCGTCAAGCAGGTTCTCGGCAGCATGCACTCTATCGCCACCGCTGTCAGCGACACCTCCGCCACCGTCGGCCTGCTTGGCGACGACTCACGCCGCATCTCGCAGATCGTCACCGTCATTGACGAGATCGCCCGCAAGACCAACCTGCTCGCCCTCAACGCCGCCATCGAGGCCGCCCGCGCAGGCGATCAGGGCCGCGGATTCGCTGTAGTCGCCGGAGAGGTTCGCCGCCTCGCCGAATCTACCGCACAGGCCACCGGCGAGATCGCCAGCATGATTCAAGGCATTCAGGACCGCACCCTCACCGCCATCGCCAGCATGGAGAGCGGCACCGGAACTGTGCAGCAGGGCGTCATCACCACCAATCAGGCTGGTGAAGCTCTCGAACGCATCATCGGCATGGCGGAACGTGTCGACCGCATGATCGCCCAGATCGCCATCGCCGCCTCCCAGCAGACCGCCGCGGCCGACCAGTCCAGCGCCAGCCTGCACTCGATCCACTCTCTCAGCCACGAAAATCTCACCGAGATGGCCACTACTGCAGCCGGAATCGAATCGCTCCGCTCCACAGCAGTCACACTCGAGCAACAGGTTGAGCGCTTCAGCCTCAGCTCGGCACCCGACTCAAGGCTGATTCGCGTCGCAAAGACCTCTGAGCGTCATGCCACCTTCCAGCACGCATAACCGAACCATCGCTCGCCAAAACAAAGAGGCCCGCTTTGCGCGGGCCTCTTTGTTTGAACAACCATCGTTTAGAAGATCTGGAAGTTAACCTCAACGTTCAGTTCCACCAGAACAGGCTTCCCATTTTCCATGGCCGGCTTGAACTTATACTGCCTCACAGCTTCCATTGCCTTCTCATCCAGACCCATGCCAACGCCGCGAATCACATGGACGTGGCTGGGATTTCCATTGGTATCGACCCACAGGTTGACTAGAACATTTCCGGCAACCTTCGCCTTCCGAGCTTCCTCAGAAAACTCCGGTTCCACCGAAAAGATCAGCACCGGAGCCGAGACGCCGCCGCCAATACGCCTTGGTCCGCCACCGGTATTGCCGCCCGACCCAGGTCCAAGCCCCGATCCGTTGCCCGATCCGAGACCGGTACCCGTCCCGCCGCCACCCGAATATGGGCCAATGATCGGCGAGTTAGGAACTCCGACCTGCGGCAGGTTGCTCGCCATCTTCACATCCTGCTGCACTTCAATCGTCGGCTCAATCTTGATCTTAGGCTCAACGAGCGGGGGCTTGTTCGGCGGCACAATCTGCGTATCCGCAAACTTCGGCGGGGATCCCTTGACTACTGGAGTTGGCCCTTTTTGACCACCGCCTCCACCCATCGCCTGAGCCCGAGGCGGCGCCTGCGGTGGAATCGAAAGATCCGTCACCTGAATAGTCCTCACGGGAGCCGCAAACTGAACCTTCTTCGCCAGCAAAAACGCGATCAGCAGAATAATCAATCCATAGATCACGACGGCGGATGTCGTCGCAATAGGATTCTGCTTCGTCTTCATCCGGTCGACAACCGCTATCGGCTTCGACTCCAGCACCAGTGGCGGCAGCTTCACTGGGAAGAACACATCCCGGATGCTGTTCCACAGGGAAGAAAAGACTCCCTCTTCTTCAATCACCATATCGCTCTCAGCCGGCCGGGATTCCAGCTGTAGCGGAGCTTCGTCGGATCGGCTGAACGCATCCCGCAGGTTCGCGAAGAACGAGGTCCACATGGATCCATCGGTCTCTTCGTTCAACTTTGGAGCATCTGCCGGTCGCAGGGTCGGAGCCTGTCTCTCTGGATCTATCTGCGGTGGAGGTGTCAATAAACTATTTGCCATAAGCTGCTTCGCCTCGGTGCAGTAAGCCGCAGCCCCCGCACACCACTTCCAAAAAATCTCACCGCCTCGAAAACCTGCTGCTCTTCTTACGCGCCAAATGCCAGGTCGGTTCTCTTTCCGGCTCTGGCCAACATCACCTGGTCATTAACATTCTACAAACATTCACCAACCGGCGCTTGTACTCATAGGCGCTTATACCCTTGGACGCACGCCGACAGGGGAATGTCTCCTAAGGAGTATCGACTGCCATCCTATGTACCATCCCTCCTCCCCGTCTACAATAGAGGTTTGCCACAAACCGCAACTTTGTTATCAGCAACCAAGAGGATCGAATGTCGGAAGCAACCCAGGCAAAACCCGAGCTCAAAGCGCTGAAGTCGACGCTGAATCTGCCGCAGACGGCCTTCCCGATGAAGGCCAATCTGCCCCAGAACGAGCCAGC
The nucleotide sequence above comes from Tunturibacter empetritectus. Encoded proteins:
- a CDS encoding methyl-accepting chemotaxis protein yields the protein MQLQSKMFLMTGAIVATTVFSACIAHRYIGEANALSNMVTENRIPVIMSSRDIRSHFTDTVRLLESYMLFGIDANASATYRNARRQEFEQAKASLALLHQQTSHFDLGSDAPRLIALDNDLAALKVLEEKVESLNESKTPQGSAAAYDTLQNQILPLENTLFSNISEITQSQTRLANEEQAHLREANHFTLIVLWFGTIIASLIGITVSIYLARKITYALNLVMHRADAIASGDLSGQPLVLDTSDQTGALANAVQKMQSNLAGIIGTLAQTVSTITGSAATMGTASDQIHRRMDQQSQQTQQAATAMQEMSASIAEVSRHTQSAAETARSAAETAREGGTIVKQVLGSMHSIATAVSDTSATVGLLGDDSRRISQIVTVIDEIARKTNLLALNAAIEAARAGDQGRGFAVVAGEVRRLAESTAQATGEIASMIQGIQDRTLTAIASMESGTGTVQQGVITTNQAGEALERIIGMAERVDRMIAQIAIAASQQTAAADQSSASLHSIHSLSHENLTEMATTAAGIESLRSTAVTLEQQVERFSLSSAPDSRLIRVAKTSERHATFQHA
- a CDS encoding energy transducer TonB, with protein sequence MANSLLTPPPQIDPERQAPTLRPADAPKLNEETDGSMWTSFFANLRDAFSRSDEAPLQLESRPAESDMVIEEEGVFSSLWNSIRDVFFPVKLPPLVLESKPIAVVDRMKTKQNPIATTSAVVIYGLIILLIAFLLAKKVQFAAPVRTIQVTDLSIPPQAPPRAQAMGGGGGQKGPTPVVKGSPPKFADTQIVPPNKPPLVEPKIKIEPTIEVQQDVKMASNLPQVGVPNSPIIGPYSGGGGTGTGLGSGNGSGLGPGSGGNTGGGPRRIGGGVSAPVLIFSVEPEFSEEARKAKVAGNVLVNLWVDTNGNPSHVHVIRGVGMGLDEKAMEAVRQYKFKPAMENGKPVLVELNVEVNFQIF